From the genome of Thermoflexus hugenholtzii, one region includes:
- a CDS encoding carboxylesterase translates to MAPFGVEEIQGWLDLWAPRPGEGPLRPGGEPFAFAGGPIGVLLVHGFTGAPQEMRGLGRFLAENGMTVLGIRLPGHGTRPEDLERVTWRDWVEAVARGADLLRERCARVFLCGLSLGGLLVLYEATRRPPDGLIVMASPYRIRDVRLRFLWLLKRLFPYAGKGPSDLRDPEVQREHVSYSRYPLSAVEELLRVLRAATSGLPQVRCPTLLIYSYADRTVPPDQGWMIYHRLGSADKTIHWLIRSGHVIPEDVEREEAFEQIARFIRRVAGAERLPRA, encoded by the coding sequence ATGGCTCCCTTTGGTGTAGAGGAAATTCAAGGATGGCTGGATCTCTGGGCGCCGCGGCCCGGGGAAGGGCCCCTGCGACCGGGCGGAGAGCCCTTCGCTTTCGCCGGCGGCCCAATCGGCGTGTTGCTGGTCCATGGGTTCACCGGAGCCCCTCAGGAGATGCGCGGGCTGGGCCGATTTCTGGCCGAGAATGGGATGACCGTGCTGGGGATCCGGCTCCCCGGCCATGGGACCCGGCCGGAGGACCTGGAACGGGTGACGTGGCGGGACTGGGTGGAGGCGGTGGCGCGGGGGGCGGACCTCCTGCGGGAACGTTGCGCCCGGGTGTTTTTATGCGGCCTCTCCCTGGGCGGCCTCCTGGTCTTATATGAGGCCACCCGGCGTCCGCCCGACGGCCTCATCGTGATGGCCTCGCCCTATCGGATCCGGGACGTCCGTCTGCGTTTCCTCTGGCTGCTCAAGCGCCTGTTCCCATATGCCGGCAAGGGCCCTTCGGATCTCCGAGATCCGGAAGTCCAGAGGGAGCACGTCTCCTACTCCCGATATCCGCTCTCGGCCGTTGAGGAGCTGCTCCGGGTCCTCCGCGCGGCCACGTCCGGCCTGCCGCAGGTGCGTTGCCCGACGCTGCTCATTTACTCCTACGCGGACCGCACGGTCCCGCCGGATCAGGGATGGATGATCTACCACCGGCTGGGGAGCGCGGACAAGACCATCCACTGGTTGATCCGGAGCGGCCACGTGATCCCGGAGGATGTGGAGCGCGAGGAGGCCTTTGAGCAGATCGCCCGCTTCATCCGGCGGGTGGCCGGCGCGGAGCGCCTCCCCCGGGCTTGA
- a CDS encoding ubiquinone/menaquinone biosynthesis methyltransferase, translating to MTTDRPQQVRAMFARIAHRYDLMNRLMTGGLDLRWRREAIRACALSGRARVLDVGTGTGDLAAEVLRQHPEALAVGCDFTLPMMRQGRTRPGRQRIHWVGGDALRLPFPDDCFDAAVSGFVMRNVADLHLAFREQARVVRPGGRVVCLEAVRPPERWWTPLYRFYFHRLVPLLGALVAGDRAAYTYLPQSVAGFLRLEELAEAMRQAGLIVEAAHTFMLGTVALVIGRKPSPSHAGGNQNRSAGVPSPTRRA from the coding sequence ATGACCACGGATCGACCCCAGCAGGTCCGGGCGATGTTCGCCCGCATCGCCCATCGCTACGACCTGATGAACCGCCTGATGACCGGCGGCCTGGATCTGCGCTGGCGCCGCGAAGCCATCCGGGCCTGCGCGCTGTCCGGCCGCGCCCGGGTGCTGGATGTGGGGACCGGGACCGGTGATCTGGCCGCCGAGGTGTTGCGGCAGCATCCGGAGGCGCTGGCGGTGGGCTGCGATTTCACCCTCCCGATGATGCGCCAGGGACGGACCCGACCCGGGCGCCAGCGGATCCACTGGGTGGGCGGGGATGCGCTGCGCCTTCCCTTCCCGGATGATTGCTTCGATGCGGCGGTCTCCGGCTTCGTGATGCGCAACGTGGCCGACCTCCACCTCGCCTTCCGGGAGCAGGCCCGCGTCGTCCGCCCGGGCGGGCGGGTCGTCTGCCTGGAGGCCGTGCGGCCGCCGGAGCGCTGGTGGACCCCGCTTTACCGGTTCTACTTCCACCGCCTGGTCCCGCTGCTGGGGGCGCTGGTGGCGGGAGACCGCGCCGCCTACACGTACCTGCCCCAATCCGTGGCGGGCTTCCTCCGCCTGGAGGAGCTGGCGGAGGCGATGCGCCAGGCCGGCCTGATCGTGGAGGCTGCCCACACGTTCATGCTGGGGACGGTGGCCCTGGTGATCGGGCGCAAGCCCTCACCGTCTCACGCGGGCGGGAACCAGAACCGCTCCGCCGGGGTCCCCTCGCCGACCCGAAGGGCATAG
- a CDS encoding metallophosphoesterase family protein, with protein sequence MRTMTVGLIADTHVPQRLPALPPQVAEVFRGVHLILHAGDLNRWPVLEALARLAPVVAVRGNADLGLALPWREVVEVNGVRIGLVHGHGGWAVYLRNKIRESTLGFEPLRYLRYARSAFPEPVHLIVSGHTHRPHLVRVNGVWLLNPGPVAPDYYVQPGPAVGLLHVRPGEARYEWIDLTSGNARSYALPLEPSPDEFGA encoded by the coding sequence ATGCGGACGATGACCGTCGGCCTGATCGCGGACACCCACGTGCCGCAGCGCCTGCCCGCCCTGCCGCCACAGGTGGCGGAGGTTTTTCGGGGGGTGCATCTGATCCTGCACGCCGGGGATCTGAACCGCTGGCCGGTGCTGGAGGCGCTGGCCCGTCTGGCTCCGGTGGTCGCCGTCCGGGGGAACGCCGACCTGGGGCTGGCCCTGCCATGGCGGGAGGTGGTGGAGGTCAACGGCGTCCGCATCGGCCTGGTCCACGGCCATGGGGGGTGGGCGGTTTACCTGCGGAACAAGATCCGGGAATCCACCCTGGGCTTCGAGCCCCTCCGTTACCTGCGCTACGCCCGCTCCGCCTTCCCCGAGCCGGTCCATCTCATTGTCTCCGGGCACACCCATCGGCCCCACCTGGTTCGGGTGAACGGGGTCTGGCTGCTGAACCCGGGCCCGGTGGCGCCGGATTACTACGTCCAGCCGGGGCCGGCGGTGGGCCTCCTCCACGTGCGGCCCGGGGAGGCGCGCTATGAATGGATCGACCTGACCTCCGGGAACGCCCGGTCTTATGCGCTTCCCCTGGAGCCCTCCCCGGATGAGTTCGGGGCCTGA
- a CDS encoding DNA-directed RNA polymerase subunit beta, which yields MIRTSGEKRYAHIPEILEPPNLIEIQHRSFQWFIEEGLKELFDEISPIESLNGQMRLYFPGDNPVARQLKLRYWFDEPKYSELECLERDLTYGRGMWVQVALIVAGREPMVKDVFFGEIPWMTRNGTFIYNGTERVVVSQLIRSPGVYFDMEEDPFLGRPLAMAKLIPDRGVWLEFETRRNDLIILRFNRRRTVPVTLFLRALAATDDGISRVLTEGTDEELLELFKDVDTHPDHPYILSTIRQEGRLEPREGRTLAQEALIEFFRRMRPGDPPTLENAQSFVVSQLFDPHRYDLHRVGRYKLNRRLDLSIPISHRTITKQDIIAILKEIIRINNGLRPPDDMDHLGNRRVRTVGELIQAKMRVGLRRMERVIQERMSIADPATVTPLQLINIRPVVAALREFFGSSQLSQFMDQTNPLAELTHKRTLSALGPGGLRRERAGFEVRDVHLSHYGRICPIETPEGPNIGLIGRLAIYSRVNEYGFIETPYRKVVRVVPNRPEALVGRILREDVVDPATGQVIAPAGTEVDAALAKRIARLPLQEIKVRPFVTGEIVYLTADEEERYVIAQANVELDEKGHFLQARVPVRHMGKFLMEIPERVDYMDVAPRQIVGVSASLIPFLEHDDANRALMGSNMQRQAVPLLRPEAPIVATGMERVAARDSGHVLLSEVDGEVVQATADEIVIRGTNRKLYRYPLRRFQRSNQSTCIHQRPLVFKGQKVKKGQVIADSSSTDQGMLALGRNLVVAFLSWEGQVFEDAIVISERLVREDIYSSIHIEKHEAEARETKLGPEEITRDIPNVGEEQLRDLDEKGIVRIGAVVGPGDILVGKVTPKGEREMTPEERLLRAIFGEKAHDVKDSSLRMPHGEHGKVVDVKVFSRDEYRELPAGVNTVVRVSVAQWRKITEGDKMAGRHGNKGVISKVVPIEDMPFLPDGTPVDIILNPLGVPSRMNIGQLLETHLGWAASRLGFRAITPVFDGADEQEIEAELARAWMIDTAWEDARRQCWSWLQAQGYNLSELRDDDEARLLYLSAILGARGYDVDRLATDEVYARRSCLREWLRDRGYDPDALLVFEDDPRPPEERRKADERAILVGLRLWMERLGVDTRDIPDSEVRRRATEVMLETGQPMPILGKMILYDGKTGEPFDRPVTVGVIYMMKLAHLVEDKVHARSTGPYSLITQQPLGGKAQFGGQRFGEMEVWALEAYGAAYTLQEMLTVKSDDVQGRVKTYEAIVKGQKIEEPGLPASFKVLVKELQSLAVAVEAITDSGEVIRFGREEEKPKLPRLPLGLLDLAPEGDGETPA from the coding sequence ATGATCCGGACAAGCGGCGAGAAGCGCTACGCGCATATCCCGGAGATCCTGGAGCCGCCGAACCTCATCGAGATCCAGCACCGCTCGTTCCAGTGGTTCATCGAGGAGGGCCTCAAGGAGCTCTTCGATGAGATCTCGCCCATCGAGAGCCTCAACGGCCAGATGCGCCTGTATTTCCCGGGCGACAACCCGGTGGCCCGCCAGCTCAAGCTGCGCTACTGGTTCGACGAGCCGAAATACAGCGAGCTGGAGTGCCTGGAGCGGGACCTCACCTACGGCCGCGGGATGTGGGTCCAGGTGGCCCTGATCGTGGCCGGGCGGGAGCCCATGGTGAAGGACGTGTTCTTCGGGGAGATCCCGTGGATGACCCGCAACGGGACGTTCATTTACAACGGCACCGAGCGGGTGGTGGTCTCCCAGCTGATCCGCTCCCCGGGGGTCTACTTCGATATGGAGGAGGACCCCTTCCTGGGCCGCCCTCTGGCCATGGCCAAGCTGATCCCGGACCGCGGGGTGTGGCTGGAGTTCGAGACGCGCCGGAACGATTTGATCATCCTCCGCTTCAACCGTCGCCGCACGGTGCCGGTCACCCTCTTCCTGCGAGCCCTGGCGGCGACCGACGATGGGATCAGCCGCGTCCTGACGGAGGGGACGGATGAGGAGCTGCTGGAGCTCTTCAAGGACGTGGACACCCATCCGGATCACCCCTACATCCTGAGCACCATCCGGCAGGAGGGCCGCCTGGAGCCCCGAGAGGGACGCACTCTGGCTCAGGAGGCCCTGATCGAGTTCTTCCGCCGGATGCGCCCGGGCGACCCGCCCACCCTGGAGAACGCCCAGTCCTTCGTGGTCTCTCAGCTTTTCGACCCGCACCGATACGATCTGCACCGGGTGGGCCGTTACAAGCTCAACCGCCGGCTGGATCTCTCCATCCCCATCTCCCATCGCACCATCACCAAGCAGGACATCATCGCCATCCTGAAGGAGATCATCCGCATCAACAACGGGCTGCGCCCGCCGGACGACATGGATCACCTGGGCAACCGCCGGGTGCGCACGGTCGGGGAGCTGATCCAGGCCAAGATGCGGGTGGGGCTGCGCCGGATGGAGCGGGTGATCCAGGAGCGGATGAGCATCGCGGACCCGGCCACGGTCACCCCGCTGCAGCTGATCAACATCCGTCCGGTGGTGGCCGCCCTGCGGGAGTTCTTCGGCTCCAGCCAGCTCTCCCAGTTCATGGATCAGACCAACCCCCTGGCGGAGCTCACCCACAAGCGCACCCTCTCCGCCCTCGGCCCCGGCGGGCTGCGGCGGGAGCGGGCGGGCTTTGAGGTCCGCGACGTCCATCTGAGCCACTACGGGCGGATCTGCCCCATCGAGACGCCCGAGGGGCCCAACATCGGCCTGATCGGCCGCCTGGCCATCTACAGCCGGGTGAACGAGTACGGCTTCATCGAAACCCCTTACCGGAAGGTGGTTCGGGTGGTCCCCAACCGGCCCGAGGCGCTGGTGGGGCGGATCCTGCGGGAGGATGTGGTGGATCCGGCCACCGGCCAGGTGATCGCCCCCGCCGGGACGGAGGTGGACGCCGCCCTGGCGAAGCGGATCGCCCGTCTCCCCCTCCAGGAGATCAAAGTCCGCCCCTTCGTGACCGGGGAGATCGTCTACCTCACGGCGGACGAGGAGGAGCGCTACGTCATCGCCCAGGCCAACGTGGAGCTGGACGAGAAGGGGCATTTCCTGCAGGCCCGCGTCCCCGTCCGCCATATGGGCAAATTCCTGATGGAGATCCCCGAGCGGGTGGATTACATGGACGTGGCGCCGCGGCAGATCGTGGGCGTCTCCGCCTCCCTGATCCCCTTCCTGGAGCACGATGACGCCAACCGGGCCCTGATGGGCTCCAACATGCAGCGCCAGGCGGTGCCCCTGCTGCGGCCGGAGGCGCCCATCGTGGCCACCGGGATGGAGCGGGTGGCCGCGCGGGACTCCGGGCACGTCCTCCTCTCCGAGGTCGACGGGGAGGTGGTCCAGGCCACCGCCGATGAGATCGTGATCCGGGGGACCAACCGGAAGCTGTATCGCTATCCGTTGCGGCGATTCCAGCGCTCCAATCAGAGCACCTGCATCCATCAGCGCCCGCTGGTCTTCAAGGGCCAGAAGGTGAAGAAGGGCCAGGTGATCGCCGACTCCAGCAGCACCGATCAGGGGATGCTGGCCCTGGGCCGCAACCTGGTGGTGGCCTTTCTCTCATGGGAGGGCCAGGTCTTCGAGGACGCCATCGTGATCAGCGAGCGCCTGGTCCGGGAGGATATTTACTCCTCGATCCACATCGAAAAGCATGAGGCGGAGGCCCGGGAGACCAAGCTGGGGCCGGAGGAGATCACCCGCGACATCCCCAACGTCGGCGAGGAGCAGCTGCGGGATCTGGACGAGAAGGGCATCGTCCGCATCGGCGCGGTGGTGGGCCCCGGCGACATCCTGGTGGGCAAGGTCACGCCCAAAGGGGAGCGGGAGATGACCCCCGAGGAGCGGCTGCTGCGGGCCATCTTCGGGGAGAAGGCCCACGATGTGAAGGACTCCTCCCTCCGCATGCCCCATGGGGAGCACGGCAAGGTGGTGGACGTGAAGGTCTTCTCCCGGGACGAATACCGGGAGCTCCCCGCCGGGGTGAACACGGTGGTGCGGGTCTCGGTGGCCCAGTGGCGCAAGATCACCGAGGGCGACAAGATGGCCGGCCGTCACGGCAACAAGGGCGTGATCTCTAAAGTGGTCCCCATCGAGGATATGCCTTTCCTGCCTGACGGCACGCCGGTGGACATCATCCTCAACCCCCTGGGGGTGCCCAGCCGGATGAACATCGGGCAGCTGCTGGAGACTCATCTGGGCTGGGCCGCCTCGCGCCTGGGCTTCCGGGCCATCACCCCGGTGTTCGACGGGGCCGACGAGCAGGAAATCGAGGCGGAGCTGGCCCGGGCCTGGATGATCGACACCGCCTGGGAGGACGCGCGCCGGCAGTGCTGGAGCTGGCTGCAAGCCCAGGGGTATAACCTCTCGGAGCTCCGCGACGACGACGAGGCGCGCCTCCTCTACCTCTCGGCGATCCTGGGCGCCCGCGGCTACGACGTGGATCGCCTGGCCACCGATGAGGTTTACGCCCGCCGCAGCTGCCTGCGGGAGTGGCTGCGCGACCGGGGCTACGATCCCGACGCCCTCCTGGTCTTCGAGGATGATCCCCGCCCGCCGGAGGAGCGCCGCAAAGCCGACGAGCGGGCCATCCTGGTGGGGCTGCGGCTGTGGATGGAGCGCCTGGGCGTGGACACCCGGGACATCCCCGATTCGGAGGTCCGCCGGCGGGCGACCGAGGTGATGCTCGAGACCGGCCAGCCGATGCCCATCCTGGGCAAGATGATCCTCTACGACGGCAAGACCGGGGAGCCCTTCGACCGGCCGGTGACGGTGGGCGTCATCTACATGATGAAGCTGGCCCACCTGGTGGAGGACAAGGTGCACGCCCGGTCCACCGGCCCCTACTCCCTGATCACCCAGCAGCCTCTGGGCGGCAAGGCGCAGTTCGGCGGGCAGCGCTTCGGCGAGATGGAGGTCTGGGCCCTGGAGGCCTACGGCGCGGCTTACACCCTCCAGGAGATGCTCACGGTGAAGTCCGACGACGTCCAGGGCCGCGTCAAGACCTACGAGGCCATCGTGAAGGGCCAGAAGATCGAGGAGCCCGGCCTGCCGGCCTCCTTCAAGGTCCTGGTCAAGGAGCTCCAGTCCCTGGCCGTGGCCGTGGAGGCCATCACCGACTCCGGCGAGGTCATCCGCTTCGGCCGGGAGGAGGAGAAGCCGAAGCTGCCCCGCCTGCCTCTGGGCCTGCTGGACCTGGCCCCCGAGGGGGATGGGGAAACCCCGGCGTGA
- the polX gene encoding DNA polymerase/3'-5' exonuclease PolX, whose amino-acid sequence MARRFTNQEIAEIFEHIADMLEIQGEIPYKVMAYRRAAENIAALGRDIYDLWQEGALRTIPGVGEAIEEKIDQLLRTGRLELYERLKAEIPPGLLEMRQIPDMGPKRIKAVWEKLGITTVEELEQAARAGKLRDLPGFGAKLESKILAGIEAVRRRKIAGRVPLGAAWPLAQEILRALHEVPGVQRLAAAGSFRRMKETIGDLDFLVAAEDPEAVMERFTTLPIVETVLLKGSTKSSVRLRNGLQADLRVIEAARWGTALQYFTGSQQHNIQLREHALRRGYSLSEYALTRVESGEEILCAAEEEVYERLGLAYIPPELREGRGEIEAALEGRLPRLVTVEDLQGDLQVHSTWSDGQASIRDMARAAKAKGYRYMLLTDHSQSLGVARGLTPERLREQRREVESVNAELGDGFRILHGAEVEIRADGSLDYPDEVLASLDLVVASVHTGLRQDRERVTARFLAAIRHPHVHIIAHPTGRLLGEREGADADWEAILRAAAETGTLLEINANPARLDLPDALARRALELGCYLVISTDAHSPGELDLIHFGVAVARRAWATPDRIANTWPLERLLRWAHEKPGRVRRRS is encoded by the coding sequence ATGGCCCGACGGTTCACCAATCAGGAGATCGCGGAGATCTTCGAGCACATCGCCGACATGCTGGAGATCCAGGGGGAGATCCCTTACAAGGTGATGGCCTACCGGAGGGCGGCGGAGAACATCGCCGCCCTGGGACGGGACATCTACGATCTCTGGCAGGAAGGGGCGTTGCGCACCATCCCCGGCGTGGGCGAGGCCATCGAGGAGAAGATCGACCAGCTGCTCCGCACCGGCCGCCTCGAGCTCTACGAACGCCTGAAGGCGGAGATCCCTCCCGGCCTGCTGGAGATGCGTCAGATCCCCGACATGGGGCCCAAGCGCATCAAAGCGGTCTGGGAGAAGCTGGGGATCACCACGGTGGAGGAGCTGGAGCAGGCCGCCCGGGCGGGGAAGCTGCGGGATCTGCCCGGCTTCGGGGCCAAGCTGGAGAGCAAGATCCTCGCCGGCATCGAGGCGGTCAGGCGTCGCAAGATCGCCGGGCGGGTGCCCCTGGGCGCCGCCTGGCCCCTGGCCCAGGAGATCCTCCGGGCCCTCCACGAGGTCCCGGGGGTGCAGCGCCTGGCGGCCGCTGGTTCCTTCCGCCGCATGAAGGAGACCATCGGCGACCTGGACTTCCTGGTCGCGGCGGAGGACCCCGAGGCGGTGATGGAGCGCTTCACCACGTTGCCCATCGTGGAGACGGTGCTCCTCAAAGGCTCCACCAAATCCAGTGTCCGCCTGCGGAACGGGCTGCAAGCCGATCTGCGGGTGATCGAGGCGGCCCGCTGGGGCACGGCGCTGCAGTATTTCACGGGGAGCCAGCAGCACAACATCCAGCTGCGGGAGCACGCGCTCCGGCGGGGCTACAGCCTCAGCGAATACGCCCTCACCCGGGTGGAGAGCGGGGAGGAGATCCTCTGCGCCGCCGAGGAGGAAGTCTACGAGCGCCTGGGCCTCGCCTACATCCCGCCGGAGCTGCGGGAGGGCCGGGGGGAGATCGAGGCCGCCCTGGAGGGCCGCCTCCCCCGCCTGGTGACGGTCGAGGACCTGCAGGGGGATCTGCAGGTGCACAGCACCTGGAGCGATGGGCAGGCTTCCATCCGCGATATGGCCCGGGCGGCGAAGGCGAAGGGCTACCGCTACATGCTGCTCACGGATCACTCCCAGAGCCTGGGGGTGGCCCGGGGGTTGACCCCGGAGCGGTTGCGGGAGCAGCGTCGGGAGGTGGAGTCGGTCAACGCCGAGCTGGGGGACGGCTTCCGCATCCTCCACGGGGCTGAGGTGGAGATCCGGGCCGACGGCAGCCTGGACTACCCGGACGAGGTGCTCGCCTCCCTGGACCTGGTGGTGGCCTCCGTCCACACCGGCCTGCGGCAGGACCGGGAGCGGGTGACCGCCCGTTTCCTGGCGGCGATCCGCCATCCCCACGTGCACATCATCGCCCATCCCACCGGCCGGCTGCTGGGGGAGCGGGAGGGGGCGGACGCGGATTGGGAGGCCATCCTGCGGGCAGCGGCGGAGACGGGGACCCTGCTGGAGATCAACGCCAACCCCGCCCGATTGGATCTGCCGGACGCGCTGGCGCGGCGGGCCCTGGAGCTGGGCTGTTATCTGGTCATCAGCACAGATGCCCACAGCCCGGGGGAGCTGGACCTGATCCACTTCGGCGTGGCGGTGGCCCGGCGGGCCTGGGCTACGCCGGATCGCATCGCCAACACCTGGCCCCTGGAGCGGCTGCTGCGCTGGGCCCATGAGAAACCCGGGCGGGTGCGACGGAGGTCCTGA